A window of Leptospira hartskeerlii contains these coding sequences:
- a CDS encoding LPS-assembly protein LptD has protein sequence MRPWIRNCLFLLFLPTLLWGQPVDLGPRGSAGDANSEDDTQRSVVKTRNRLLNKSIEVLSEREVDEQLENLGLSREGSIYTRRKRLKAALGEKEDNKADFAALAGTTKKDLPMVIENAAEGELMRVDQTKGGVLILRGRVRIKLRSGSLEAETISVDSDRGEVYAEGGIKFEDGRAKITGDKFIYDYKLDKGVVYNTKGTVAPAYFFGEKVKKLDDKRYMLEMGYFTSCNAEKPHYSFKVDKVVLYQDRTVVGTNVRFQVGGTTVFWLPFFYNNNLGNGWTTQAGKNNTQGLFIQNSLQWSTIPTWSWTPMGYKARADFYEKTGQAFQLEMWRQSANLNYLIDLGFANHKAYQITSGFEDRFANYGLGTSAVTNQVDKGNYWGTNIPNIGEDRDPWWKGRIFLNSKMNNTEKDVTRNLSVQYENFTNRLFEYEYGNRYQPSNSLQSLYTFRDVRYGYVRNNLEWKLDYTENRGDLSVNINMKRNMLFYNLSPLTKSGYFPTVDVLPSVTIKNSSEITRLPYFETPVYWDVYLTNTLMRFYGVPTQEKLKIPTSDGSYDNPNGDYKENLLRTQNFLQGETGFRTSMNFGSYVSLAPSVYYGAKKQSAQLPAGNSDTVNTNFTSLERSLARDSYQYFRTNTNLRIGAPILFFNTTYRKLEAEKPDLQDPILMKNRQHELELSLESYALENFEISLKTIRDLRNFSDEYQPQPTSQERWYYTVFRFAGYIDFLEGFSKRKRTLLERKRSFYTGIFFNNDFVYHTPLHRPLSNNFTLSYKMGGFRLPFLRYIRELEVGGTWYHIYYASMMDNYRIYAKASIDITREFGIEAEIDSRVTEPWRYTNQTDNYYYQRYILNTDPTSPFTSMNMNPTNLGQDIINGSGINGTQARQTTALNVNRAMMVLKYNLHTMNFRLGLSSDLRSVPGGTTGASQVTFYDQSIFFSISLTDFSLGQEDSSQLSRIRLFRFRKRPLRTGYTEGVESQ, from the coding sequence ATGCGCCCCTGGATCCGAAATTGTCTATTTTTGCTTTTTTTGCCTACCTTGCTTTGGGGGCAACCGGTCGACCTAGGCCCTAGGGGTTCTGCGGGTGATGCGAACTCCGAAGACGATACCCAAAGATCGGTTGTTAAGACCAGAAACCGCCTTTTAAACAAATCCATCGAAGTCCTAAGCGAAAGAGAAGTGGATGAACAGTTAGAGAACCTCGGGCTTTCCAGAGAAGGTTCTATCTATACCAGACGTAAAAGATTAAAAGCTGCTTTAGGGGAGAAGGAAGACAATAAGGCTGACTTCGCCGCGTTAGCCGGAACAACTAAAAAAGACTTACCAATGGTAATCGAGAACGCCGCAGAAGGTGAACTCATGAGAGTGGACCAAACCAAGGGTGGGGTTTTGATCTTGAGAGGTAGAGTTCGTATCAAACTCAGATCAGGTAGTCTGGAAGCGGAAACTATCTCCGTGGATTCCGATCGCGGAGAAGTGTATGCGGAAGGTGGGATCAAATTCGAAGACGGCCGAGCCAAGATCACCGGCGATAAATTTATCTACGACTATAAATTGGATAAGGGTGTGGTCTATAATACAAAGGGCACAGTCGCTCCCGCTTATTTCTTCGGGGAGAAGGTCAAAAAATTAGATGATAAACGTTACATGTTGGAGATGGGATACTTCACGTCATGTAACGCAGAGAAACCTCATTATTCTTTCAAAGTAGATAAGGTTGTTCTCTATCAGGATAGAACCGTTGTAGGCACTAACGTTCGATTCCAGGTAGGAGGTACAACAGTATTCTGGCTTCCATTCTTCTATAATAATAATTTAGGGAATGGTTGGACTACCCAAGCCGGTAAGAACAATACACAAGGTCTATTTATCCAAAACTCATTACAATGGTCTACAATTCCTACTTGGTCTTGGACTCCAATGGGTTATAAGGCTCGCGCCGATTTCTACGAAAAAACAGGACAGGCCTTCCAACTGGAAATGTGGAGGCAAAGTGCTAATCTAAACTATTTGATAGATTTAGGTTTTGCAAATCATAAGGCTTATCAGATCACTTCCGGTTTTGAGGATCGATTTGCAAATTATGGTTTGGGAACAAGTGCGGTCACGAACCAAGTGGATAAGGGGAATTATTGGGGGACCAATATCCCGAATATCGGAGAAGATAGAGATCCTTGGTGGAAGGGTCGAATATTCTTAAATTCTAAAATGAATAATACGGAGAAGGACGTTACTCGAAACCTTTCCGTTCAATATGAGAATTTTACAAACCGTTTATTCGAATATGAATACGGAAATAGATACCAACCTAGCAATAGCTTACAGTCATTATATACATTCAGGGACGTTCGTTACGGTTATGTTCGTAATAACTTAGAATGGAAATTGGATTATACTGAAAATAGAGGAGATCTTTCGGTTAATATCAACATGAAGAGAAATATGCTCTTCTATAACCTTTCTCCTCTCACCAAGTCCGGTTATTTTCCTACAGTCGATGTTCTTCCTTCCGTTACGATCAAGAATAGTTCGGAAATTACTAGGCTTCCTTATTTCGAGACCCCAGTGTATTGGGATGTGTATTTAACGAATACATTGATGAGATTCTACGGAGTTCCTACTCAGGAAAAATTGAAAATTCCTACCTCGGATGGAAGTTATGATAATCCGAACGGGGATTATAAGGAAAATCTGCTCAGAACCCAAAACTTCTTACAGGGTGAGACCGGATTTAGGACTTCTATGAATTTTGGAAGTTATGTGTCCTTGGCTCCGAGTGTTTATTACGGTGCTAAAAAACAATCCGCTCAGTTGCCTGCAGGAAATTCGGATACTGTTAATACTAACTTTACGTCTTTGGAAAGAAGTTTAGCCAGGGACAGTTATCAATATTTCAGAACAAATACCAATTTGAGGATTGGTGCCCCGATCCTATTCTTTAATACTACTTATCGTAAGTTAGAAGCGGAGAAGCCTGACTTACAAGATCCAATCCTCATGAAAAACCGACAGCATGAGTTGGAACTTTCCTTGGAAAGTTATGCTTTGGAGAATTTTGAAATTTCTCTTAAGACTATCCGAGATCTTAGGAACTTTTCGGACGAATACCAGCCTCAACCTACAAGCCAGGAAAGATGGTATTATACGGTATTTCGTTTTGCGGGTTATATAGATTTCTTGGAAGGATTTAGTAAAAGAAAAAGAACACTTCTGGAAAGAAAAAGAAGTTTTTATACAGGAATATTCTTTAATAACGACTTTGTATATCATACTCCTCTGCATCGTCCTTTGTCCAATAACTTCACCCTTTCTTATAAGATGGGGGGATTTAGACTTCCTTTCTTAAGATATATACGTGAGTTGGAAGTAGGTGGGACATGGTATCATATCTATTATGCTTCTATGATGGACAATTATAGGATCTACGCTAAGGCAAGTATCGATATCACTAGAGAATTCGGGATTGAGGCGGAGATAGACTCCAGGGTGACCGAACCTTGGAGATATACGAACCAAACGGACAATTATTATTATCAAAGATATATTTTGAATACGGATCCTACTTCTCCATTCACTTCTATGAATATGAATCCTACAAATTTAGGTCAGGATATTATCAATGGTTCTGGGATCAACGGGACCCAAGCAAGACAAACCACTGCTCTGAATGTTAACCGAGCAATGATGGTCTTAAAATATAATCTGCACACTATGAATTTCAGATTAGGTCTAAGTAGTGATCTTAGATCCGTACCTGGGGGAACGACTGGGGCGAGTCAGGTAACCTTTTACGACCAGTCAATATTCTTCTCCATATCTTTAACGGATTTCAGTTTAGGTCAGGAAGATTCTTCCCAACTTTCCAGGATCCGTCTGTTCAGGTTTAGAAAACGTCCTCTTAGGACGGGTTATACGGAAGGAGTCGAATCGCAATAA
- a CDS encoding undecaprenyl-diphosphate phosphatase, translating into MNSYLNAIFRSVIEAITEFLPVSSTGHLFLFSSFYPFSEGADFDDLFDIFIQSGAILSVVVLYREKFLEQGRSAVRYLLRKEENREGFLFLTRVTIGFLPIMAAGFLFRGFLDTIKSRGDILAILGWAWFVGGLLILLSEFWFQKREKIKTSEPIDTKDAIIIGIFQCLALVPGVSRSGATIVTARFLGKDTKSSAEFSFFVAVPVLFLAGGYKLFKHRAVLNLENLPILSLGFVLSFLLCFFVIKWFLRYLRTHSFTGFGWYRILLGVSVLLFYKLVMQG; encoded by the coding sequence TTGAATTCATATCTAAACGCAATCTTCCGTAGCGTAATTGAAGCGATTACGGAATTCTTACCGGTGTCCTCCACAGGACACCTTTTCTTATTCTCCTCCTTTTATCCATTTTCGGAGGGAGCGGACTTCGACGACTTATTCGATATATTCATCCAAAGTGGTGCGATCCTATCTGTAGTTGTTTTATATCGGGAGAAGTTCTTAGAGCAGGGAAGATCTGCAGTACGTTACCTTCTCCGCAAAGAAGAAAACAGGGAAGGATTCCTTTTTCTAACCAGAGTTACGATCGGATTTTTGCCTATTATGGCTGCTGGATTTTTGTTTAGAGGATTTTTAGATACGATCAAGTCCAGAGGGGACATTTTGGCGATCCTAGGATGGGCTTGGTTTGTGGGAGGGCTCTTGATCTTACTCTCCGAGTTCTGGTTCCAAAAAAGAGAGAAGATAAAAACAAGCGAACCTATCGATACAAAGGATGCCATCATTATCGGAATCTTCCAATGTTTGGCTTTGGTCCCTGGGGTTTCCAGATCGGGAGCGACTATCGTGACCGCAAGATTTTTAGGAAAAGATACCAAAAGTTCTGCGGAGTTTTCCTTCTTCGTTGCTGTTCCTGTTCTATTCTTAGCCGGAGGTTATAAATTATTCAAACATAGGGCGGTGTTAAATTTGGAGAATTTACCGATCTTAAGTTTGGGTTTTGTTCTTTCTTTCTTACTTTGCTTTTTCGTGATCAAATGGTTTCTGAGATATTTACGGACCCATTCCTTTACTGGGTTCGGCTGGTATCGGATACTTCTTGGGGTCTCTGTGTTGCTCTTCTACAAATTAGTGATGCAAGGCTGA
- a CDS encoding lipoprotein LipL31, whose product MKRLYFSLTLLISFFSFAYCGDGTPVIESIDGNKLTTASFESAFDTALDTLSRTQNIEKKNVIKFLTEEESKVPQSFLQLRNEFRKRKFFDRYHEMMVVKAAADKSGFSKRSDIKEILKFQEMQLIYGMYIAEQIESRIKITEQELNQGCQELRTKYKQAESLTLEQCYDAARAQIKGRKSEEVYKSVLDRIKETVAIKHNDKFDLEKYLDKEFSFPELSKEEAPKVEETKAPEASTPAPAPEATK is encoded by the coding sequence ATGAAACGGCTATATTTTTCTCTCACTTTACTCATATCTTTTTTCTCTTTCGCATATTGCGGAGACGGGACTCCGGTTATCGAGTCCATCGACGGTAATAAGCTGACTACTGCAAGTTTTGAAAGCGCTTTTGATACCGCTTTGGATACTTTAAGCCGCACTCAAAACATAGAAAAAAAGAACGTTATTAAATTTTTAACCGAAGAAGAAAGTAAAGTTCCTCAAAGTTTCCTGCAACTCAGAAACGAATTCAGAAAAAGAAAGTTTTTTGATCGTTATCATGAGATGATGGTTGTCAAAGCTGCCGCAGATAAGAGTGGTTTCAGCAAAAGATCCGATATTAAAGAAATCTTAAAGTTCCAAGAAATGCAGTTGATTTACGGAATGTATATCGCTGAGCAGATCGAATCCAGAATTAAGATCACTGAGCAAGAATTAAACCAAGGTTGTCAAGAACTCCGTACTAAATACAAACAAGCTGAGTCCTTAACTTTGGAACAATGTTATGACGCTGCAAGAGCTCAGATCAAGGGAAGAAAATCGGAAGAAGTTTATAAATCAGTTCTAGATAGAATTAAAGAAACTGTCGCTATCAAACATAACGATAAGTTTGATCTTGAAAAATATCTAGATAAAGAGTTCAGCTTCCCTGAATTGAGCAAAGAAGAGGCTCCTAAGGTCGAGGAGACCAAAGCACCGGAAGCTTCTACTCCTGCACCGGCGCCCGAAGCCACTAAGTAA
- the mfd gene encoding transcription-repair coupling factor: protein MAKSVSTQSDWKKSLEDLFSSAKENSKISSVPNSVHSLLSSVIFQAQKNSKIVISSTNTESEFLYRESLSYLEPDLVCYLPGQEVLPYEYMRYPQEMKRERIQALARILSGEKVLVFTSVSGFLKTLPEASALKERSLSVKLGQEIQPENLMRELVRLGYHRVDMCQAFGEFSLKGGILDVFSSFSSDPIRIDFFGDEVESIRTFDPETQRSLENLEEAFLLPADEFILTDSQKEAYRNLIANADKSLHLPEIPDDAGGTYYEELIPMVRENKGILSFFKAKPGLIFPDPNGAKERYSHLLREYDALYEKRSKEILCAPPPSLLLRDKEESEILENLSGIKFTQLPPSKPEDLVCPLHQAPSFKGKIREVREKLGELKTEGGWKIILTSSFEAQTQRLLGLFGSEGIRLLNSEASEPEPIVLPGKSKEEVYLAVSEIRNGFLWEEEKLLFLSENDVFGREYKRKTRFKKQSSKAIQSFLDLKEGDFVVHVNHGVGKFLKIERVNAGGKERDFLKLEYYGGDTLFVPLDQISLVQRFVGGTERPRLDSLGKSTWKKTKDRVQKAVEGLAEDLVHMYSNRIKLQGYAFPPDTIYQEEFEAEFEYEETPDQIEAIEAVKKDLESIKPMDRLICGDVGYGKTEVAIRAAFKVAMAGKQILMLAPTTILALQHYNNMKKRFENYPITVELVSRLRTAAETRDVLKRFASGKVDMLIGTHAVLANSVQPKNLGLLIIDEEQRFGVNHKESIKKIKNLVDVLTLTATPIPRTLHMALTGIRELSIIATPPKNRQSVETYVIEEDEEVLRDAIRTELAREGQVFYLYNRVESIEQETKRLNEIVPEASIGVLHGQMTEDEIEETLVDFYARKFDILVTTTIIESGIDIPNVNTLIVKRADLFGLSQLYQIRGRVGRSDRKAFAYLLLPKDRVVTEDAEKRLNTIYEYQELGSGFKVAMRDLEIRGAGNLLGKEQSGDIMEVGFDLYVQMLEEAIARIKGEEVKIEVRTAINLDSNFFIPESYIPDTRQKIEFYKRFEGARDLDEIEEVTQEMTDRFGEPPEEAKTFLMLEKIRTLASVLGFESVSELGEEIRLKLGAHFLGSYDKIVNLISARMGLTMNPREPNVLLYVPGKANQKDKLVKLVYFLTEMLPDKK, encoded by the coding sequence ATGGCTAAGTCTGTTTCCACTCAATCCGATTGGAAAAAATCTCTGGAAGATCTTTTTTCTTCTGCAAAAGAGAATTCTAAAATTTCTTCCGTTCCGAATTCAGTTCATTCACTTCTATCTTCCGTTATCTTTCAGGCCCAGAAAAATTCTAAAATTGTAATCTCTTCTACGAATACCGAATCGGAATTTTTGTATAGAGAATCCTTAAGTTATTTAGAGCCTGATCTGGTTTGTTATCTTCCTGGCCAGGAAGTTTTGCCTTACGAATACATGCGTTATCCTCAGGAAATGAAAAGAGAGAGGATCCAAGCTCTTGCACGTATCCTATCGGGAGAAAAAGTTTTAGTATTCACTTCCGTTTCAGGTTTCTTGAAAACACTTCCGGAAGCTTCCGCTTTGAAAGAAAGATCTTTGTCCGTAAAATTAGGACAAGAGATACAACCTGAAAATCTAATGAGAGAACTGGTTCGACTCGGCTATCACAGAGTGGACATGTGCCAAGCATTCGGTGAGTTCAGTTTGAAGGGTGGGATCTTAGATGTATTTTCTTCTTTCTCTTCCGATCCGATCCGTATTGATTTTTTTGGGGATGAAGTGGAATCCATTCGAACATTCGATCCGGAAACCCAAAGATCTTTGGAGAATTTGGAAGAGGCGTTCTTGCTTCCTGCAGACGAGTTCATTCTGACAGATTCTCAGAAAGAAGCTTATCGGAATCTGATCGCAAACGCGGATAAATCACTTCATTTACCTGAGATCCCGGACGATGCAGGCGGGACTTATTACGAAGAATTGATCCCGATGGTCCGTGAAAATAAAGGAATATTATCTTTTTTTAAAGCAAAGCCGGGGCTGATTTTTCCGGATCCGAATGGAGCAAAAGAAAGATATTCTCACCTTTTAAGGGAATATGACGCTCTTTACGAAAAAAGAAGTAAAGAGATCCTCTGCGCTCCTCCTCCTTCTTTACTTTTAAGAGATAAAGAAGAATCTGAAATTTTAGAAAACCTAAGCGGTATTAAATTTACCCAACTTCCTCCAAGTAAGCCCGAAGATCTGGTCTGCCCTTTGCATCAGGCTCCGTCTTTCAAGGGAAAGATCAGAGAAGTTCGAGAAAAACTGGGAGAATTAAAAACGGAAGGTGGATGGAAGATCATTCTCACTTCTTCTTTCGAGGCCCAGACCCAAAGGCTTTTGGGACTTTTTGGATCGGAAGGAATTCGTTTATTAAATTCTGAGGCTTCTGAGCCTGAGCCGATCGTTCTTCCCGGCAAATCGAAAGAAGAAGTGTATTTAGCAGTTTCCGAAATACGGAACGGTTTTTTATGGGAAGAAGAGAAACTTTTGTTTTTATCAGAGAACGACGTATTCGGAAGAGAATATAAACGTAAGACTAGATTCAAAAAACAAAGTAGCAAGGCTATTCAAAGCTTCTTGGATCTGAAAGAAGGGGACTTCGTGGTCCATGTAAATCATGGAGTAGGAAAATTCCTTAAAATAGAAAGAGTAAATGCGGGGGGAAAAGAAAGAGACTTTCTAAAATTAGAATATTATGGCGGAGACACGTTATTCGTTCCTCTGGACCAAATTTCTCTAGTCCAAAGATTTGTTGGCGGAACTGAAAGACCAAGATTAGACAGCCTCGGAAAAAGTACCTGGAAAAAAACAAAGGACAGAGTCCAGAAAGCAGTCGAAGGTCTTGCGGAAGATCTGGTCCATATGTATTCCAATAGGATCAAATTACAGGGTTATGCTTTCCCACCTGACACGATTTATCAGGAAGAGTTTGAAGCAGAATTCGAATATGAGGAAACTCCAGATCAAATTGAAGCAATAGAAGCTGTTAAGAAAGATCTAGAATCCATAAAGCCTATGGATCGCCTTATCTGCGGAGACGTTGGTTACGGAAAAACAGAAGTTGCCATTCGAGCAGCTTTCAAAGTGGCAATGGCAGGTAAGCAGATCCTAATGCTTGCTCCAACCACAATCCTCGCCTTACAACATTATAATAATATGAAAAAGAGATTCGAGAATTATCCGATCACTGTGGAACTCGTTTCTCGTCTTAGAACTGCAGCGGAGACTCGCGATGTTCTGAAACGTTTTGCTTCCGGAAAAGTGGATATGCTCATCGGAACTCATGCGGTTTTAGCAAATTCTGTCCAGCCCAAAAATCTGGGACTACTCATCATAGATGAAGAGCAAAGATTCGGAGTGAACCATAAGGAATCCATTAAGAAGATCAAAAATCTTGTGGATGTCCTAACTCTGACCGCGACCCCGATTCCTAGAACTCTTCATATGGCATTGACCGGGATAAGAGAACTTTCTATTATTGCTACTCCTCCTAAGAATAGACAGAGTGTGGAAACTTATGTGATCGAAGAGGACGAAGAGGTCCTAAGAGACGCGATCCGCACCGAACTTGCGAGAGAGGGACAAGTATTCTATCTTTATAATAGAGTAGAATCGATTGAACAAGAGACTAAAAGATTGAACGAGATCGTTCCTGAGGCGTCCATCGGAGTTCTTCATGGACAGATGACGGAAGATGAGATCGAAGAAACTTTAGTAGATTTTTATGCGCGTAAATTTGATATTCTTGTTACGACTACAATCATCGAATCCGGGATAGATATTCCAAATGTAAACACTCTGATCGTAAAAAGAGCGGATCTATTTGGGCTTTCTCAGTTGTATCAGATCCGAGGTAGAGTAGGAAGAAGTGACCGAAAAGCATTTGCATACCTTCTTCTTCCTAAAGATAGAGTGGTGACCGAAGATGCGGAAAAACGCCTGAATACTATCTATGAATACCAAGAACTCGGTTCCGGATTCAAAGTTGCAATGAGAGACTTAGAAATCAGAGGAGCCGGAAATCTTTTAGGGAAAGAGCAATCCGGAGATATCATGGAAGTTGGCTTCGATCTGTATGTGCAGATGTTAGAAGAGGCAATTGCCAGGATCAAAGGTGAAGAAGTAAAAATTGAAGTAAGAACTGCTATCAATTTGGATTCTAACTTCTTCATTCCTGAATCTTATATACCGGACACAAGACAGAAGATAGAATTTTATAAACGATTCGAAGGTGCAAGAGACCTGGACGAAATAGAAGAAGTTACGCAAGAAATGACAGATCGTTTCGGTGAACCTCCGGAAGAGGCAAAAACTTTCCTAATGTTGGAAAAGATCAGGACCTTAGCTTCTGTCTTGGGCTTTGAATCTGTGTCCGAGCTCGGGGAAGAAATTCGCCTAAAATTAGGAGCACATTTCTTAGGCAGTTATGACAAAATAGTAAACTTGATCTCCGCTCGGATGGGTCTTACCATGAATCCTAGAGAACCGAATGTACTTTTATACGTTCCGGGGAAAGCCAACCAAAAAGACAAACTCGTGAAACTTGTGTACTTCTTAACGGAAATGTTACCCGACAAAAAGTAA
- the panC gene encoding pantoate--beta-alanine ligase, translating to MIVSKDPNEVRNQILSWKSEKLSVGFAPTMGFLHEGHSNLFVRSAAENSKTVVSIFVNPAQFNDPEDYAKYPINTEGDLEICKSSKVDLVFLPDKDTMYPGGIPEVELRIPHLMKNLDATTRPGHFEGVLLVLSRLFHTIPADRSYFGKKDYQQYLVVKDFTRALGFPMEIIGVDTVRSAEGLALSSRNARLVGPEKEEALLLIRALRLGESLIRQGEKDPGEVLTVMRDVLDSSSKIQTDYLEILDANTLEELHILKGEVLLAVAAFLGQVRLIDNLTVKVS from the coding sequence ATGATCGTATCCAAGGACCCAAACGAAGTCAGAAACCAAATACTCTCCTGGAAGTCCGAAAAACTTTCCGTAGGTTTTGCTCCTACTATGGGTTTTTTGCATGAAGGACATTCGAATCTATTCGTTCGTTCCGCGGCCGAAAATTCCAAAACTGTAGTTTCTATTTTTGTGAACCCTGCTCAGTTCAACGATCCGGAAGATTATGCAAAATATCCGATCAACACCGAAGGCGATTTAGAGATTTGTAAATCATCCAAGGTGGATCTGGTATTTTTACCGGACAAAGACACGATGTATCCAGGAGGAATTCCAGAGGTAGAATTGCGTATCCCTCATTTGATGAAAAATTTGGATGCAACGACCAGACCCGGACATTTTGAAGGTGTTCTTCTTGTTCTTTCCCGTTTGTTCCATACAATTCCGGCGGATCGTTCTTATTTCGGTAAGAAGGATTACCAACAATATCTGGTCGTAAAAGATTTCACTCGAGCTCTCGGTTTTCCTATGGAGATCATTGGAGTAGATACGGTTCGCTCCGCAGAAGGTTTGGCATTAAGTTCTAGAAACGCTCGTTTGGTAGGACCGGAAAAAGAAGAAGCTTTGTTACTTATTAGGGCCTTACGTTTGGGGGAGAGTTTAATTCGACAAGGAGAAAAAGATCCTGGGGAAGTTCTGACTGTAATGAGAGATGTTCTGGATTCTTCTTCCAAAATACAGACGGACTATTTGGAAATTTTGGACGCAAACACATTAGAAGAACTTCATATTCTAAAAGGGGAAGTCCTACTCGCTGTTGCTGCCTTTTTAGGGCAGGTAAGATTGATCGATAATTTAACCGTAAAGGTGTCTTGA
- the hisD gene encoding histidinol dehydrogenase, giving the protein MSIRIREVGLDFSFEPILQRAKQDLNDTLALVRPILDQVREGGDKAVYELTQKFDGLKPEKLVYPVSEWKGKADSELVAALEKAKENIETFHKAQMPTNLDVNVSGNTLGIRYTPIESVTVYAPGGKALYPSTILMGVIPAKIAGVKHIQIVTPPQKDGIPDGLYAAAKIAGADSIVTVGGAQGIAAASYGTETISRSEFVIGPGNKFVTAAKVLLSGQGVIGIDSPAGPSEVLVIADDSANPNWVAADMLSQAEHGEDSAAILCTDSLEFAKKVSAEIDKALKERPKRETIKRASIENESWILVFLNLEECVNFSNLYAPEHLEIQTRNYQELFKKIRHAGSVFLGPYSPVAMGDYISGTNHILPTAGGSRIFSSLGVLTFLKRVTYQEVTRDSLEKLYPYVKVLSEFEGLDEEHGNSVKVRLSQNGKP; this is encoded by the coding sequence ATGAGCATTCGTATCAGGGAAGTAGGGTTGGATTTTTCCTTTGAACCCATTCTCCAGAGAGCAAAGCAGGATCTAAATGACACTTTGGCCTTGGTACGTCCCATTTTGGATCAGGTAAGAGAAGGCGGGGACAAAGCTGTTTATGAGCTTACCCAAAAATTTGACGGACTTAAACCTGAAAAATTGGTTTATCCAGTCTCAGAATGGAAAGGAAAAGCGGACTCCGAACTCGTTGCGGCATTGGAAAAGGCTAAGGAGAATATTGAAACATTCCACAAAGCACAGATGCCGACCAACCTGGATGTGAATGTTTCCGGAAATACATTAGGAATTCGTTATACTCCAATAGAATCAGTAACTGTATATGCTCCCGGCGGAAAGGCATTATATCCTTCAACCATTCTGATGGGAGTGATCCCTGCAAAGATCGCAGGTGTAAAACATATTCAGATCGTTACTCCTCCTCAAAAAGATGGTATCCCCGACGGATTGTATGCTGCAGCTAAAATTGCGGGCGCAGATTCGATCGTAACAGTTGGCGGAGCCCAAGGAATTGCGGCCGCATCTTACGGAACTGAAACAATTTCTCGTTCCGAATTTGTGATCGGACCAGGGAACAAATTTGTGACCGCAGCAAAAGTCCTATTAAGCGGACAGGGCGTGATCGGGATCGATAGCCCTGCAGGTCCGAGTGAAGTACTTGTGATCGCGGACGATTCAGCAAATCCAAACTGGGTAGCAGCAGACATGCTTTCCCAAGCAGAACATGGAGAAGATTCGGCGGCGATACTCTGCACCGATTCATTAGAATTTGCCAAAAAGGTTTCGGCAGAAATAGACAAGGCTTTAAAAGAAAGACCTAAAAGAGAGACCATCAAAAGGGCTTCGATCGAAAATGAAAGTTGGATATTAGTTTTTCTTAATTTAGAAGAATGTGTAAATTTTTCTAATCTATATGCTCCGGAGCACTTAGAGATCCAGACTCGAAATTATCAGGAATTATTTAAGAAAATCAGACATGCAGGTTCCGTATTTTTAGGACCTTATTCTCCTGTTGCAATGGGGGATTATATCAGCGGGACAAATCATATTCTTCCTACAGCTGGTGGAAGTAGGATCTTCTCTTCCTTAGGAGTTCTAACATTCTTAAAAAGAGTGACCTATCAGGAAGTAACCAGGGACTCTTTAGAAAAATTATATCCTTATGTAAAAGTTCTCTCCGAATTCGAAGGTTTGGATGAGGAACATGGAAATTCAGTAAAAGTACGTCTTTCTCAAAACGGCAAGCCATGA